One genomic segment of Pagrus major chromosome 13, Pma_NU_1.0 includes these proteins:
- the mis18a gene encoding protein Mis18-alpha, with amino-acid sequence MAARAKPPKHRQKSDNSTFETSSLNSTVVEGKLFGKEVEDEDEDEDVDDGPVVFICGKCKLPVGDSMSWDGGEDGQNQIRLKRVTHNVLIGKENRLYEVNKRSVCLVVDLICRGCHTVLGMVFTSTPKNLDHKRFIFCLNVGDIDSYVLGSASQMLAAEGPKEQPVTLEYRGIVEQELTEMKMLVMSMAHKLEEIETGLQ; translated from the exons ATGGCGGCGAGAGCAAAGCCTCCAAAACACCGACAGAAAAGTGACAATAGCACGTTTGAAACGTCCAGTCTAAACTCCACCGTCGTCGAAGGAAAGTTGTTtggcaaagaggtggaggacgaggacgaggacgaggacgtTGACGACGGCCCTGTTGTCTTCATCTGTGGGAAGTGCAAGCTGCCTGTCGGGGATTCAATGTCCTGGGATGGAGGCGAAGACGGCCAAAACCAAATAAGACTGAAGC GGGTCACCCACAACGTCTTGATTGGAAAGGAAAATCGCCTGTATGAAGTGAACAAACGATCCGTCTG TCTGGTTGTGGATCTGATCTGTCGAGGCTGCCACACCGTGCTTGGTATGGTTTTTACATCCACACCTAAAAACCTGGACCACAAGAGATTTATATTCTGTCTTAATGTCGGGGACATCGACAG CTATGTTCTTGGCTCTGCAAGCCAGATGTTGGCAGCAGAGGGCCCCAAAGAGCAGCCAGTTACACTGGAGTACAGGGGCATTGTTGAACAAGAGCTGACAGAG ATGAAAATGCTGGTCATGTCCATGGCACACAAGCTGGAAGAGATCGAAACTGGCCTTCAGTAG
- the cfap298 gene encoding cilia- and flagella-associated protein 298: MVQLHVKRGDESQFLYATTVDAPLETVIQQVTAIYNGRLKVDRLCSEIPELADHGVTLPPNMQGLTEEQIVDLRLQDEWEDKCVPSGGPVLRKDEIGRRNGHAPNDKMKEVLMRTVEEAKALISKKQAQANVCVTMEMVKEALDQLRGAVMIVYPMGLPPHDPIRMEFEDQEDLSGTQASLQVITEDECQLWWAAKEMQRGKKLQDYIGKNEKTKLVVKIQKKGQGAPAREPVITEEQQKQMMMHYHRRQEELKKLEEADDDSHLDSEWSDRQALRKQFQGLTNIKWGPR; this comes from the exons ATGGTGCAGCTGCATGTGAAGCGTGGAGATGAGAGCCAGTTTCTTTACGCCACGACTGTGGACGCGCCTCTGGAGACGGTGATCCAGCAAGTCACAGCCATTTACAACGGGAGACTCAAAGTGGACAGATTATGTTCAG AGATCCCAGAGCTGGCAGACCATGGCGTCACACTGCCACCCAACATGCAGGGGCTGACAGAGGAGCAGATTGTGGATCTGAGACTTCAGGATGAATGGGAAGACAAGTGCGTACCCAGCGGAGGGCCAGTACTTAGGAAGGATGAGATTGGGAGGAGGAACGGACATG CTCcaaatgataaaatgaaagAGGTGTTGATGAGGACAGTGGAAGAGGCAAAGGCACTGATCTCCAAA aAACAGGCTCAAGCTAACGTTTGTGTCACCATGGAGATGGTAAAGGAAGCCCTGGATCAGCTCAGGGGTGCGGTCATGATCGTATATCCAATGGGGCTGCCTCCTCATGACCCTATCAGGATGGAGTTTGAGGACCAGGAAGACCTCTCAGGAACACAG GCATCTCTGCAGGTGATTACAGAGGACGAGTGCCAGCTATGGTGGGCTGCCAAAGAAatgcagagagggaaaaaactACAGGATTACATTGGCAAAAATGAAAAGACGAAGCTTGTGGTCAAAATCCAAAAA AAAGGGCAGGGGGCACCAGCGAGAGAGCCTGTGATCACTGAGGAGCAACAGAAACAGATGATGATGCATTAccacaggaggcaggaggagctgaag AAACTGGAGGAGGCAGATGATGATAGCCACCTGGACTCAGAgtggtcagacagacaggcccTGAGAAAGCAGTTTCAAGGCCTCACCAACATCAAATGGGGACCGAGATGA
- the haus1 gene encoding HAUS augmin-like complex subunit 1 — MGEKIEKVNSWLSTVFGDQPVPHFEVNTRTVDILYQLAQSSEARCSDTSLLIEDLKQKASEYQAEGAHLQEVLLQGVGLSYASLSKPASDYLSALVDTAMVLGVRDTSLGSFMPAVNNLTSELLEAEKSNRRLERELRALRKRLGASLVLRSSLQEDVNKTVKSQAVESAKAEERLLNMDFVTAKAKELGNRRERAETQLVSRNMDKSITHEAIVQRSEEVTVLKQEIIPLKKKLEPYMDLSPSPSLVQVKIEEAKRELAAIDSQLEMNMDFK, encoded by the exons ATGGGTGAAAAGATCGAAAAG GTGAACAGCTGGCTCAGCACCGTGTTTGGAGACCAGCCGGTGCCACACTTTGAGGTCAACACAAGGACCGTGGACATCCTGTACCAGCTGGCACAGTCCAGTGAGGCCCGGTGCAGTGACACATCTCTGCTCATAGAGGACCTCAAACAGAAAGCATCAGAGTACCAGGCAGAGG GCGCTCATCTCCAGGAAGTTCTTCTACAAGGTGTTGGCCTCTCCTATGCGAGCTTGTCAAAACCCGCCTCTGATTACTTGTCTGCTTTAGTGGACACCGCCATGGTGCTCGGAGTCAGAGACACATCACTGGGCAG CTTTATGCCTGCAGTGAACAACCTCACCAGCGAACTTCTGGAGGCAGAGAAGTCAAACAGGAGGCTTGAGAGGGAGCTGCGGGCCCTCAGAAAGAGGCTTGGAGCATCTCTGGTGCTGCGGAGCAGCTTACAAGA GGATGTCAACAAAACAGTCAAATCTCAGGCAGTGGAGAGCGCTAAAGCGGAGGAGAGACTGCTCAACATGGATTTTGTGACGGCAAAGGCCAAAGAGCTGGGAAACAGACGGGAGAGGGCAGAG ACTCAACTTGTATCCAGGAACATGGACAAGTCCATCACCCACGAGGCTATTGTGCAGCGCTCTGAG gaaGTCACTGTGCTGAAACAAGAAATAATCCCTTTGAAAAAGAAACTGGAGCCTTACATGGACCTGAGCCCG AGTCCCTCTCTTGTTCAAGTGAAAATAGAAGAAGCAAAAAGGGAACTG GCTGCAATCGATTCCCAACTGGAGATGAATATGGATTTCAAGTGA
- the eva1c gene encoding protein eva-1 homolog C: protein MRVISRLDWSHSLFYLTLLLWTRRMNGLADFSNYLSRIITSHSAQACDGHPLRLHCPRHSTISIQSAFYGTGEARLCGADPPLRAHNNHSCSALTALQKLLSECQSYRDCQLPVNHLLFGKDPCPGTTKYLHVDYKCKPTEHKRHVVCEGGTMILRCKTPRVLNIYAAVYGRSLGQSNTCPSHLTRPPPFECLNHEAVHLVSKSCYGKQKCAVAVSNQTFRDPCFPGTRKYLSVVYSCVPQTLLKEADPHIFSSTSSPTVDTEKAAPPADVEEPLSKGSKRPVNSGAMMSNSLLTYAYIKEHPEMAALLFTSSVCVGLLLTLLAVSVRVTCRWSRVRDNRRAPKSGSQTVNHHQEEEEEDEDDEDEDDGEETESSLISAAERKAIHGWEEVTYVSEAAERAERIERREMIIQEIWMNAYLNGSSC, encoded by the exons ATGCGGGTCATCAGCCGTCTAGACTGGAGCCACAGCCTCTTCTACCTGACTCTACTCCTGTGGACCAGACGCATGAATGGGCTGGCTGATTTCTCAA ACTACCTGTCCAGGATCATCACCAGTCACTCTGCTCAGGCGTGTGACGGGCATCCTCTGCGACTCCACTGTCCACGTCACTCCACCATCTCAATCCAGTCTGCCTTCTACGGGACGGGCGAGGCGAGGCTGTGCGGGGCGGACCCTCCACTCAGAgcccacaacaaccacagctgctcagcTTTAACTGCTCTACAG AAACTCCTGTCAGAGTGTCAGAGCTACAGAGATTGCCAGCTGCCTGTCAACCACCTGCTGTTTGGGAAGGACCCCTGCCCTGGCACTACCAAATACCTCCATGTGGACTACAAGTGTAAACCAA CTGAACACAAAAGACATGTGGTGTGTGAGGGGGGGACGATGATCTTGCGCTGTAAGACCCCCAGGGTTCTGAACATCTATGCAGCTGTCTACGGGAGAAGCCTGGGCCAGAGCAACACCTGCCCCTCACACCTGACAAGACCACCCCCGTTTG AGTGTCTGAACCACGAGGCTGTGCACCTCGTGTCCAAGTCCTGCTACGGCAAACAGAAGTGTGCTGTTGCTGTCAGCAACCAGACCTTTAGGGACCCCTGCTTTCCAGGAACCAGGAAGTACCTCAGCGTGGTCTATTCTTGTG TACCACAGACTTTATTGAAAGAGGCAGACCCTCACATATTCAGCTCCACCTCATCTCCTACTgtggacacagaaaaag cagctcctcctgcagATGTGGAGGAGCCTCTCTCCAAAGGGTCAAAAAGGCCAGTCAACTCAGGAGCTATGATGAGCAACTCTCTGCTGACCTACGCCTACATCAAAG AGCATCCAGAAATGGCGGCGCTGCTGTTCACCTCCAGCGTGTGTGTCGGTCTTCTGCTCACGCTGCTGGCCGTCTCGGTCCGGGTGACCTGCAGATGGAGCCGGGTCAGAGATAACAGACGTGCACCCAAGTCCGGTAGCCAGACCGTGAACCaccaccaggaggaggaggaggaagatgaggatgacgaggatgaagatgacggagaggagacagaaagcTCTTTAATCTCAGCCGCAGAGAGGAAGGCGATACACGGCTGGGAGGAAGTGACTTATGTGAGCGAGGCTGCCGAGCGGGCCGAGAGGATCGAGCGCAGAGAGATGATCATACAGGAGATTTGGATGAACGCCTACCTGAATGGCAGCTCATGTTAA